CATatccaggccaggctggcactgcatgTTTTAGGCTTTCACTTGTTGGCTTGGATGTAAACCTCTGCTGTACCCCCAGGTCTGTATGGGGTAGCCTCCCTTAAGTGGTGGCCCCAAGACTCAGCTGTTGAGCTTTCTCTTTGGGCCACAGTCACATCCAGGCGTGACAAGCCAtggagctccctgcagagccaccacCTTGGACATGCTATCACACACCAAACTGCTGCCAGAGCCACCAGCCTTGCTCCATTACCCACAGGCAGATCCTCTGGCTAAAGGAGCATAGACTGGGCATgccaaggcagctgcagggatggggagcacagcctgcagaCAGTGCGTGGAGCCTGACCTGTGTTCACAATGGCACACACCCCATTGTCTGCGGGGAGTAGGTGCAGcgctgtgctgcagcctgcagctgggTAAGGGCCACAAGCACCAGCAAGCCCCAGTGCAAAGACAGCCAGAggggtgccagcccagccagggtgCCCACGGGGTGCCCCTGCTCCACACACAGGGGGAGCTGGCAGGCTTGCTCGCGCTGGAACCCAGGAGTCCCTACCTGCACTCGCACTGCTTGTGCTCGGTGAACGCCATCTCCACATAGGGTGCCTCCCCGTTTGGCTTTATCTTCAGGAGCTGAAAGAAGAGCAAAGGTTACTTCTCAGGCAGTGACAGGAGGGGGCTGGAAAGACTCCTGAGCTACTGCCTTGCCACCCCAGGTTCTTGGGAAGATGCATGTCTAACTTGTTCCTCGGGACCTCCAGCAACAGAGTCCATCTCCACACGTAGGCAGCACTGGCCAggcccagctgccctggcagcttgGGAGGCTCTGCCAGCGCCACCCCTTGTTTTCAGAGCTTTAATTTAAGTCCCACGGTCTTGGGATTTCCCAGCcttagaaaagatttttcagtctCTGCCTTCCTGGAGAATTTTCACATATTTGATCCCTTTGCACACCTCCCTTCTCTGATAGAAATATCCTCCCAGTCACGTTTTTCAGGCCAATCCcattgctgctgcctcctcctggacACTTTTCGTACAACTCTGAGTTGGAATTGACTAGAGTCAGTACCACAgtgcctccccagcccagggctaCAGGATTTGCCCTGTCACgtgtcacagcccagcctgaagtttaggttggacatcCAAGGGCCTTACAGGATACGTTCATCATTGGTGTGAGCCACACTAGCTCCTGCGGAAGTGTCTGGCATTTCCACCCTGCATATAGCAGCAGGATCCCTCCCATAGAGGGAGACCTGTGCTTGGGGAGCTGCCTCCTGTTCACACCAGGCTTTTGATCCACCTCAGCCAAGAGCTTGTTGCCATCCTGCCTTCCAACACACTTTCAACCTCAGAGAGACCAAAATCACTGGTGGTTTATTGCAGGCATTCCCTAGTGCATCGTCCATGGCAAAGCAGAGCATTTCCCTGGtccctgcagcatcagcaggTTGATCtctggcagctcagggcaggggctgcagtgtgAGGACAGCTGCTGCCTGGTACGTGGGGAAGAGTTGAAGAGCCCAGGACCTCCCACCCCGCATCTCACAGCTCACACAGTGGTGACTGAAAACTCGGCTGGCTCAGCCCTTCATGCTCACCGTGCCCCAGTGTGGGGGCATCCATCCAGCACCACCCCAAGCATCACCTGACAGAGGAGAGCCTCACTCCTCCCTTCGATTCAAGGGCAGTACCTGCTTTGACCCAGCAGGCAGCCACAGCTAACTGGAACACCCCCCAGCCCTACCACAGGACAGGAAAGATCTGGAAAATTAACAGCAATGAGCGAGACAGACCACACAGAGAGAAGCCGGGGAAGGAGGGGGTGAGGCCAGTACCCCCAGGGGTGACACCTGACCTCAGGGCCAAGCCcaaagagcaggcagagggacCCTACTGCCTTGGCATGCATTTCAGCAGTTGTAAGTCCTCTCCCTCGCTAGCCACACTGCTGCAATGTCCAGGGGATGCAAAGCTGCGAGTTCTCTTCCCGGCGCTCGGTGAGCCCCCCTCCAGCTGTGcggcccagccccggccccgcagcagCAGCTCGTACCTGCATGGTGACCGTGCTGGTCTCCACGGGCACGCAGCGGAGACCCTCgtccccacagcagcctccGCAGCGCTGCAGGGAGACGCAGGAGGGTCTGAAAATGTACTCCACCTCGTTGGGGAATTCGGTAATGACGtccaccagctgctccaggggccgGCAGAAACTACGATTCCAGATCTCCCGAAAGGTAAGGACTGCaagagacagggacagggactgtAAGGAGGCccccagggaggcagagcccagccgGGCCGCTGCCGGGCAGGTGCAGCAGCCGCGGGGAGGTCCTGCAGCCACCACGGAGCACAGGGAAGCAAAGGATCACTTTGTGTTCCCAGTAAGTCCGTCACCGTACTGCGCGCATCACTGTGCGGGGGCTCACGCAGCCACCCCGACAGGCTCCTTCTCTCTATCCGGCAGCTCCGTCTCCTGCCCAGGCACTCCGCTCGTCCCCGAGCTCCGCCGCAAAGGGGCTCCCCCGCACCTCGCCCGGCCGGACAGCCGTCCCCTGGGGCtttccagcagggagagctggagcgGAGCTCTCTCACCCGGCACCCCGCATGCCGGCACCGGAGGGGCGGCACTCTAGGGACCGGGCTGCGCTCCGCTCCGGCCCGCGGCGGTACCCGGTGCCCGAGGATGGCTGGGGGTGTCAGGTTGCTCCGAGCCTCGGCACGGCTCCCGGCTACCTCCCCGGCTGTCACCACGGGGCTCCAGAGGTAACACAGCCCCGGGCAGTACCCAACGCGCCCCGGCCTTCCGCGAAGCCTTCCCTGGGTtgctgccccctcccagccGGGGCACCGGCGGCAGCTCACTACCAACTCACCGGGAGACTCCGTGCTGGCGGTCCCCCGTTCCTCCGGGGCCTGCGGGGAGGGAAAGGCGAGCTCTGGGGGGGCAGCACGGGGTGACCCGCTGCCGCCCCCCGCCCAGCGCCGGGAGGAGCCGTCCCGGCCTTCGCGGCTGCCCCGGGCAGCCCACCCTGCTCCGACCCCCCTCCCGCCCCTCGGCTCTCACCGGGGCGGGCGGTGCCCCCAGCGTCCCGGCCACCAGCAACCGCAGGAAGGCGCCGAGCAGCCGCAtcgccgctcccgccgccccggTACCGACTCGGCGCCGCCACTaccgccccgccgcccccggcaTGCCGCCctgccgccggccccgccgtgccgcctccgccgccgccgggccATGGGAGcgcgccccgctccgccgccgtATTTcaccgccgccgccccgccgccgccccgccccggccccgccgcggggcgGGAGCAggtgcccggccccggcggccgCTGGGACGGCCGGTGCTCCCGGACGCGGCGGAGCCCCCTCCTCCTGCGCCCCGCACCGCCTCCGGCCATCGCTCCATCGGGCTGTCCCGGCGCTTCCATTCACCGTCCCGTGCCCGATGAGTCCCCGGCCGGCGGGAACCaccggggctgtgctgggcttctCGGCTGGCTGTTTTCgctgccccatccccatccaCCCGTTCTGCACCCACCTGGCTCCTGCCCCCATACAACAACCCCTTTCCCACCCATCCTCTTCATTCCTCTACTGATGCCTTGTTCCACCCAAACTTCCCGTGCCTGTCCACCCACCCCCTTCCCCCTCAAGCTGCCCCGTGCCTGTTCCATCAGCCCCTGCCGCTGGACCCCTGCCAAAGGGTTTccagccccccccagccccagggacagcatCCTGGTTCTGGTCTACAGCTCAGAAGGGAAGGGGGCACAGCAGGTCTTGGGTCaaaccctgctgccaacccaAAGGAGCTCTGTTGGCcttttctgttctatttttaaGCCCCAGAGGCCAGCGAAGCTGGAACTATGGGAGGTGTGATGAGATGCCGACAGGCAACACGATCCTCCGTGGGCTGCAGGTCCCGGGGAAATAACGAGCTCTGTGTCCGTGCCAGGATTCACGTCCTCCTGGGAGAGTGGGGAGGCTGCTTCAGGGCTTCCCTGCCCAACACCATGTGAGGTCTGTCCCTGCAGCATGAGGATGCCAGTGATtcgctcccagccctgtgggatCTGTCCCCAGGGGATGCAGGACATGCCAACTGCCTGTCCTCAGCCCATTAGGCCATGAAAGTGGCAGCAACTCAggcaccagcaggagctgggctcagtCAGGAGCTTCTAGGCATTGGTACCACTGAGTGTGTGAcaaagctgctggagcaaggcCTGGCAAATTAGCATGGAGATGCTGCAGAGATAAGCACAGAGAACTCCCAGCCCCACCGCGGGGAGGGTGTGCTGCAGTTCATCACTCAGCACcaactgagcagctgctggggctgctgtggcagtgacagtgctgTTCATTCTCCTTCTCCTGGCTGGGCAGCAAAGAGCAGGTAACATCCTTAATGTGATGACTGGAGCATGCTTGTTGTCTCCCTCTGCCACCCTACGGACCCTCCTGGGCCAAGGGGACCCCCTTCCCACTTCCCCAGGGATGGTTGTGAGATGGGGTGAAGGGAGCATTTCCTCCCACCCGAGAGCAGAGGCcgccctgagcagcagctgctgccaacTCGCTGGACAGACAGAATCCTGTTATTGCAAAGACCGTGACCACACGGGGCCTCATGCCTGTCCTTGCAGGAAGGTCCCTTGGGGCCACCTCTCAGACACAAGGCCAGCCTCTGGCGCTGGAGCAAAGGGCTctcccccaggagctgtgtggctGGGGAGACCAGCCCTTAATTGCTGAGTGCAGTCCTGTTCCTGGTCTGAAGCTATTTCCTCAGAGGCCTTGGGCAGAGTTTACATTCCTGGGATGAGCATCCACTTTCTAGGCAGTGTGGAACAGAGACAGGAGAAGAGGAATAATATTTGGACACTGGTAACCTGTGATCAGCAACATCCTCCTGCATATGGGAGAAACATCAAGCTGGCTGGGGTCACAGCTGCTGGCTTTCCCCTCTGCCATGCTCCTCCCTGAGGGGCCAAATgtgcccttccccagctgcaggacaggctggaggtCGATGCTATAAATGCACCAGCATGTCCCCTGTGCCGCCTCCCACTCggctctggggagcagagtTACGCATTTGGGAGCAAGGGACAGAGGAAGCTCAAGGAACCAGCCAGGGATGTGAGGCAAACAGAGACATTTCCTTAAAGAGCAAATGCCTCCCTGCAGTGAGCCCTGCGCCGTGGCTGCTGACTGGGAGCATCACCCCGAGTAtgccactgctgcctgtgccacctccctgccctgctcacagagCTGAGGAAGGAGGTGGGTGGGGAATCATGGTGTGTCCTTGCTGCAGGTGATCCCTGGCTGTCAGGTGGGGAaggccagccctggcacccagctgCAAGCatgccatggcacagccctgccagggaacagggtCACCATGGCTCCTACACCTTCAGGGTGAGGGGCAAGAGCGGGGGCCCTGGCTGCCCATGAGCACCAAAGGAGCCCAGAGCaagcagctgctcttccctgcaAACCCCACCCTACTCATTGCAGGCAAGGTCCCTCCTAAGTAATCTTTTCCATAAAACAGCCCCATGTCAGCATCAGAGTTCTCTCACAGGCATCTTATATCCTGCGAAATCCCACCTTTGGCATCTCACATGGAAAGAACCCAATAAAAACTTGTCCCTGCATCATTCTTAAACCGACTGCAGCCAGGACCTCCTGTGTCACCCCCGAAGCCCTCGGAGAACACCTCTGAAATCCTCAGagcattatttttgttctgctgctaTTTAGGACAGACAACTCGGTCTCATCAAAGCTATAGGCTTCTACCAAGGGAAGGGCCAGTCCATCCATGATCCAGTGCCCAGCAGAGTCACCCTCTTGTGCTGGACCCCAGTAGGCAAGAaccccaccagcagctccctaTATCCTGCATTGTGACAGGACTCCTGAGGCCAAAGCAGCATGAGGATGTAGGGCACTGGGCTCCTCACACCTGCCCATCATTCCAGAGCCCCCAGGTCTCACCCTCTCTCTTTCATTTGAttgctttctctgcttctgtgaTGTCTTCTTAGAGAGCCTCCTCAGCTCCACCACCAGTGAGCCAGTCCATGCTAGCACTGAGATAAACCAGGTCAATCATCTGCAGTTTGTGTATCCACAGTGAGAATGAGGATGGGAATGGACTGGCTGGGGCATCCCCAACTCCAGCCTCTTGGCACAGGTACCCAGGCCTTCTGAGAAATGCAGGGATCTTCAATGCCCTTGCAGGCAAGCAGAGCTGACCCCTGAACAGTCAGAGTTGCTTCTCAAGGAAACAGCTTGCAAACAACCTGTCTGGGCACCTGGGCCCCGAAGGACttctcagggctgtgctgcagcagccccaacTCCGAGATGCCCTCGGCAGCacatcccctgtccctggcGGCTGCTGCGGTGGCGTCAGcgcctgtcccagcccaggtgtgcagggggATGTGTTTGCCGAGGGGGAGGCTGACAATAGGGGGAAATGGGCCGGGCTGTGCACTCCGATGGTGGCGGCTCACAGCCGCGGCCCGCGGCCCGCGGAAGCGTCCGGCCTTAGTCAGCGCCGGCCGCACGTGGCAGGAactctgctgtttgttttggttcctggggaggggagctCAGCCTCCCTGGGGACCCACAACCAAACCTGCAGGCACCTGACAGTCCAGCCCCATGCCTGGGGACATCAGAGTCTGTTCCCCACGGGtcacaggcactgcaggctggCCTAGGTCAGACGTGAGTTTTGGAGGGGCAAGGGATGAGCACCAGGACTGCCTGAGAGCACTCCAGGCAGAGAACCCAGGTGAATCCTTGGCAAGCCTGGGCGCTGCTTTCAGACACTAATCCCTCGTGGGGCCAGGGATGATGCTACCAAGAAGGATgtccctgaggctgccagacccaagccctgggctgggagtgtGCAGCCCTCGTGCAGCCAGCGTTCCAGGAACAGATCAGCGTTGGCAGACCTAGTGCCACTCAGCTCAGTGGCCAGTGGCTGGGCAGCCCCACGCTGCGGGGACTGGCCAGGCCACGGCTGTTTGCAGaaaagcacagccctgaagcAGGGTGAGGCACTGGAGAGCCACACCACAGCCCCAAGCATACGTGGGCACCTACAGGTAAGCGTTCAGTCAGCAGCCCCGACAGTGAGCGCAGTCACTGTGccaaaacagcagctccatgcaCACCAAGTGCCTGAGAgaccagagcaggcagcagagacagtaatcacagcacagctcacGCTGCTCTGCCCGAGCTCCTCTCCTGAAGCcctgggtgggagctgcagcttcaAGTCCCAGAAAGCCTGCAGGAatttctctccagcagctgtaGAGTGCTGTGCTTGGGAAAAAACAAGGCTGAGAGCAGGACAGACTGGTGCAGCAGTGTGCATGACCTTCTGCCACCGGCAGAGATAGAACACCCTGGGCCTGCACCGGCTGgaggcacagggaatggcagcCGTGGGAGGGGTGAGAttctcccagcaggagctgagcagccctCTCCTCAGGAAAGACACAGAGGTTACTTTTTCCCCAGAGAACCAAGCATATTCTGCACTTTAATCACATTTCATCTACCCTGGGGAAAGGGCAGTGAGCACTGAACAGAGAAGAGAGGCACACAGGCACAACCcggctgctgctctgctgctgctgcccctgctctccagctttcccagcccagcctgtcggtgggcaggggctgcctggcGCTTTTCTCCTCTGCCAAACTGGAACCTGATccacacccagcccagagcctctGGCCGCTTATCATGTGGatgcagctctcctgcttttaGTTGTCATAATATtgacacaaagcaaaataatagTGATGGCGAGactctgcctggctctggaaGGCAAACAGGCAAGGAGACGGGGAGTAGCAGACTCCGCTATTgtgtgggacagggcagcagccagggctgcttcccagctctgctcctcagcatcACTCCTGCTGATAAGAGGGGGATGTGGGATGCGGGCGGAGGGGGAATACAAGCTCCACAGCACACCCTCCCTGCTGAGGAGAGTGGACGTGTGTATCGGCAGGGCTTCATCCCAGAGGCTTTCCTAGAATGTGGGTGGAGGAGTGGCTCATCTCTCCCTTTCCCCGAAACCTGGCAGCCGCTGAATAGCTGCCATCACCCGCAGCAGACAATGAGCAGAGCGAGCCCGGGGCCAGCTGCAGCGGGAGCAGAGGAACTGCGGGGAGCTGGCTGGTGACCAGGAAGCAGCCCAGACTGCTGGTGTCACGGACCCCTTGGTGACCACACGGCGTCCGGGCTGCACTTTGTCTCGCTCCAAGGGCCCGGCTTCCTGCAGCCACACCAGGTTTGCTCCGGGGCTTCTCTGAAGCCAGCCCGGAGGGAtgagcccccagcagcacctcctctgTGGTGCTGGCCCAGCCAGCGTGCCATGCACCCTCGAAGTGGTGGCAGGGCCACAGCCAACACCTGCATGGTGCCACTGAGTCTTCTGAGCACTTGTGCCTTTGGTGGCAGCGAGAAAAgccattgccttttttttttcagggtgtGAAGGTTCAGGACACTAATAGCAATGCTGAGGACAACAGCTCCCACCCAGCTCTGTAGCATGCTCCCTCATCCCTTGCTAGAGCTTGTTTTCCTACATGACATGCAGTGACTTCCCACATTTCCCTCACCTCTTCCTGACCAGCCTGGCCTTTGaaccagctgcctccagctgcctgtATCACGAGGGGAGACCTGGGCTACTGCCATAGATGAATGAGCCGACGAGTGAGGCTCCACATCCAGGGCAGGCATTTGGACGCCAGCTTCCCATGCCTCTCCCAGGGGCTGGAAAGAGCAAGaggcagcccagcctgtgctgcttccACAACAAGCCCTAGAAAAACCTTCATGCTTCCCAGCCTTGGTCTCTATTTTTAAGGCTCCTAAAAGGAGGGGGGCGCAAATTACAAACTtgctggcaggagggacagTCCCTGGGCCGGATTCAGAACTGCCTACTCATTTTCCATAGGGATTGTGGACTCCATTGGTACCACAAGGGCCTGGCTATGGGCTTGGCCTGTCTGTGTGCGCTGTGCTGGCGTGAGGATGAGACAGTAGCCATTTTCCAGGCAGAGACAAGCGCACGTACACGCAGGCGGCcaagccaggagctgcaccaaACCCTTTGCTAACCTGAGATACTGAATCCATCCTGTCATTCCCCTTAGCAACCCCTGCCTGTTTCATCCTCAGGAAAGCAGCCAGGCTTTCCTGAGGATGACCAGTTAGAGACAGCTGTAACCGAGTGATCAGCGAGGACCAGCAGAACACGTGCCCTGGTACCTGCAGCGTCAGACGTGAATTTCAAGCATGCCAAAGCTGCCGATGACTCAGACAATGTGCGTGCTCCTGAACAGCCACAGAGCTCAGCCTTCCAGCTACTCACGTACCTGCATTGGATCAGCAGCtgtttgtttgggctttttgtcttctttcccTGGAAGCTTGAGTTTTAAACATGCATTCCACACTCAGTTCAGCTCACCATTTCCGTCCCCTTCACTTACTAAGTGGCCTGCTTTCTCCCCTGTagcacacagaaaacactgGTTTGGTCTCCCTTCAGCAGATTCATTCCTGCCTCTCCATCTGTGACTGCAAAAGCTTTGGTCTTGCCTTGTTTTTGTCCTAGGCCTTTGAGCACAGGTTTTCTAAAGAGCAATCAAATCACACCAAAGATACCTTAGTGCATCCTTCCCCTTAGACTGTGCTGAACCCACATGCACTGTGACCTCCTTAATTCAGTCACTTGTGCTCAGCAAGTGGCTTAGGCATCCAGCAGTAATGCTGCTTCTGTCCATGTCAcccacccagccctgagctgacagcctgccctgctgctcctgctgggccaTGGCTCAGCTGACTCCTCTGCTGGCTCCTTCTCTTTGCCTGTGCTGAGCGTGAGCAGCTCACTTTGCTTACCCAACTCTTGCAGATGAGTCCAATTACTGGAGTTCAGCAAACTGATTCTCCTCCCTGGCATTTTATCCAGCCCACTTATCCACTGAGAGTTTCTAATCCAAACAGCCTCCCAGCACACGATGTTCCAGTGCTCCCAGGCTCTACCCAGCCTCTGTCCTGCCTTGTCCTCCCTCACATGAGCACTCGGGGGATGACATTCAGCCCCCAGGGATGCAGAATTCCCTGGGCAGAGGGAAGCAGTGTCTCCAGCAGTCAGCCCCGATGGTACAGAGCAGGATGTCATCCTGGCTAGGCTGGCAGCTCTCCAAGGAGGTGAGACAGTTTTCAGCTCCCCTGCAAGCCCATAAAACGTGCTGCCATGCTTGGCTGGCCAGCTcattccctgctcagctctgtagTGCACCTGACCAGCACTGACTGCACTGTGCCAGCCTCCTCGCTCGCTTGTGCACCAGCTGGGGAGCTacagccaccagctctgcccagggaagggaagggaagggaagggaagggaagggaagggaagggaagggaagggaagggaagggaagggaagggaagggaagggaagggaagggaagggaagggaagggaagggaagggaagggaagggaaggagggtgTGCTGTGCAGGAGACAGCTCcctgtggcagtggcagcagaggggGGTCCTGCTCCCTAAcacccagcagctgtggagcagcaggtgagactccctccagctgcacagggctgcacCTCCCCACCCCCCATCGCTTCtgcaccctggcacagcctcaaGGCAGTGGGATTTTAGCAGACTACACCAGGGCACCAACATGCATCTTTCCTTCCCCACTTGCCCTACACTctgtgctgtctctgctgcccatcctcctcctcaatGCCTCTTTTTCAGTCCTGCTGGGCAGTCCCTGTCTGACTCCTTGGGTCCTGACAGGAGCAGCTGGCTGCTGACAGTTGGATGTCTTGCAGCCATGGTCCctgtgagcagcctggggtttgcctgcagctccccagagagccccaggctttggctcagctcagctctgcagagctaaCGGCTCCGAAATCCCCATTCAGAGGCTTTCATTCATGAAACATAGGGCAGCAGACCAAGTGCAGGACTCTGTCCCTCAAGGGACACCAGACTGCCAGCTGCCTAAactggctgtggcagcagtgcccagcagaaaGTGCTACAGGGAAACGAACAGAAACAGCACAAAGGGGAaaagctctgcagcctggcaaaGCACTGGGAAAAAACTGTCCTGCAATAGTTACTGGGACCAAAGCAGGGAATGTAAACAGCCCAGCATCCACAAGGAGGTCACAACCTCAGAGCCCTGtttcccttcttcttctccatccTGCCTAATCTCCAAGAGCTGCTCTGTTTACTAGCAAGATaagtaaacaaacaaaggaaagcTCCAACgtggtgatttttatttttctggccAATCCACAGGTCCCAGCCCCTGGGTGCACATGTGGGAGCTGTTTCTGCACACCAAGGCAGCTGGCACACAGCctgcaggaccagcagcaggcagctgatgggcacagccctgcctgtgagTGGCTGTGCAGAGGGGCAAAGGGGGAATGGGGTTTCCCTGCACaaatgcagagctgggcagaccTTGCTCCAGAGAGCCTCTGATTTACACACTGTGGAAGAAAACATACACCCAAATCTGGGGAGAAAGAGGAGACAAGGCAGTGGGAACCAGGACATGtccagctgggacagtggggCCCAGCACAGTGGAGCCAATAGCTGGGCAAACCCTGTCACGCTCTACTGACTTTCTCCAGGGGCAAAGGATGGGACAAGCTCATCATGGAGTGAAGCTCTGACCTCtacccagggctgcagctccccccagcacatccagccAAACTCAGGTGTGTGGCCTTTTGCCAGGCATTGGAGGGATACAGCgagctccctgccccaggccgCTGGGCTCTCTGGCTTCCAGGCACCCAGGGGCACttgaggaaggaggaggaaaagagaggcATGGAAGGACTCTCAGTCCCCTGCAGGCTTTGGGTGACAAATCACCTGTATTAAgtgctcagagccagcacacCAGCTGTTGGTGCTTTGCTGGGGACCCAGCAGTCCCCGGACAGGAGCTGGCTGTAGGGCGAGTCCTAAGCTAACCAGACTAACTCAAAGATGTCATGAACATCCAAGGCCCTACAGGCCTCGGCATGAAGCAATCACTGAAAGTTTCCAGCATAAACCcgtttgcttttatttcctaatCTCAAACAACAGGACACACCCCAGAGCGATAGAGTAAAGCAGTACGGCAATGAGAATTATTCCATGGCTCCTGCCTGTTCCCTGGACACATTGGTCCAGGAACTAGACACAAAGGAGCTACATTCCTGCCTTATCCAGGGCCGCTTCTGTCTCTGCCAGCAAGAACAACTGGGCTGCCAGGAACGGCGCCTTTCCCAGCCCGTTTGATTTGGCCCTGCAGAGGCGGGCACGGCGCGCTCCAGAGCGAACCCGCCCGtgcgcgctcccgccgccccgggcACCGCCCagccccggcaccgcccgcTGCCAGACGCGCCTCTCATTGGCCGAGCCGCCGCCGGGGGGCGGGCACAGCTCGGCAGCCTCCGCCAATGGGACGGCGGAGGGGCGGAGGAAGCGGAAGTGCCGCCGTCATGCCGGGCGCCGCGGAGCGCGGCTCGGAGCTCTCCGAGCAGATCGAGGCCTTTGCGGCGCGGCTGCGGcgcggcggggagcggccgcGCTCCGAGGACACGGCGCGGCAGACGCTCTCGCTGCTGCGGAAGATCGTCGGGCACGGGCGATGGAGCCGGGCCGGTGAGGGCGGCGGACGGGCGGACGCAGGGCTTTCCCGGGCGGGTGCGGCTCCCCCAGCGCCGGGagcgaggcggcggcggggcctGGCGGCGGGGCGAGCCGCTGGAGGGCAGCTGCGCCCCGGTCGCGGCTGTCGGGTGCGGAGGGATCCGCAAAGCCGGGGCAGGCCCGAGGCGGCCTCGCTGTCAGCGCCCGGCGGGTTCGCAGTGGCTGCCCTGGCGCGGCGGAGCCCTTCCCGGCCTGCCGTGCTCACGGCCGCCGTACCTGcggagctgccctgctccagccgtGCTCTCCTGTCAGCGGCGGCAGTCCGAGCACGGGCCTTTCCAGCAGCACGCGGTTTCCTCTTTCATAGGAAAGGCCAAATGCGCTGTTGATGGTCTTCTCTTAGGTCTGTGTTGTGTCCAAGCGTTTCCGACTGCCAAACCCACCACTGGAACCGGCTGCTTCGTGAGGACTCTCTGCTGGTCCCTTCCTGGTGTTTCTTGGTGCTGTGGTccttgtgctggagcagctgctgggcctgGGATATTGCGGGGGTGCGCTGGTTTGATGCTCACATGGGCTTGCTCTGGGCAGCGCTAACCAAGGCCCTCCCCTCTTCTAGGGGAGCTCATGGATCTGAT
The DNA window shown above is from Camarhynchus parvulus chromosome 5, STF_HiC, whole genome shotgun sequence and carries:
- the PGF gene encoding placenta growth factor, which encodes MRLLGAFLRLLVAGTLGAPPAPAPEERGTASTESPVLTFREIWNRSFCRPLEQLVDVITEFPNEVEYIFRPSCVSLQRCGGCCGDEGLRCVPVETSTVTMQLLKIKPNGEAPYVEMAFTEHKQCECRPRQDLMRLGRRRSKGRGKRRQDKKGRKDCELCGTPRR